DNA from Corynebacterium aurimucosum ATCC 700975:
AAGAAGCAGCCCTATTATGTGACCGGGCCCGATGGCCTGCTGTGGGCGGCTGGTTTGTGGGCCACGGGGATGGAGAGGCTTTCGGCCACGATGGTGACCACGGATGCCACGGAGGAGATGGCGTGGCTGCACCACCGCCTGCCCAAGTTTCTGACTACAGAAGAGATCGCGCCCTGGCTGGCGGGGGAGGCACTGCTGGAGCCGAGCTCCGTGTGCGGCTTTCAGGCACGCCCGGCAGACCTCGCGGTGGGCAACGTGCGCAACGACTACGCAGAGCTTATCGACGAACCACCGGCCACCACCCTCTTCTAGTTCGCGAGAACTAGTCGGCGAGAACGTCGGCGAAGGAGAGCTCCAGCACGCGGGGGAGATCCTCCGGATTCATCTCAATGTCGAGGCCACGCTTGCCTCCGGAGAAAAAGATGGTGTCGAAGAGCAGCGCGGTCTCGTCAACGACAGTGGGCAGGACATGCTTGTGCCCCAACGGGGAGATACCGCCGGGGATGTAGCCGGAGGACTTGGAGGCGTCGGCAGGCGCGGCCATCGTGGCCTTGGATGCGCCGAAAGCGGCAGCAGCCTTCTTGAGGCTGAGCTGGTGAGTGACTGGAAGGACACAGACGGCGAGTTGGCGTTTAGGGCCTTTGCCAGCGCTCAGATCAATGACGAGGGTTTTGAAAATGCGCTCAGGGGCAACATCGAGGGCCGCAGCGGCTGCCTCACCGAAGTTTTCGCGACCGCCCTCAAAGGTGGAGACGTGGTGGTCAATACCTGCCTCTTCGAGGAGTTTGAGGGCGGGGGTAGCGGCACGCGGGGTCTTCTTGGACATATAAACCACCCTAGTCCGGAGCGCTAGGATGGTCGGTATGGCCACAGAAACGACGAGCGAGATGCTTCAGAAACAGCGGTTGTTTGAGGAGCAAGCCTTGCCCTTGCTGGACCAACTCTACGGTGGAGCGATGCGTCTGACGCGCAACCCGCAAGACGCGGAGGATTTGATCCAAGAGACCTACCTCAAGGCCTTTAGCAACTTCGATTCCTTCAAACAGGGCACGAACTTGAAGGCGTGGCTGTACCGCATCATGACGAATGCCTACATCAATTCTTACCGGAAGGCCAAGCGCCGCCCGGTGGAATCCTCAGCGGATGAGCTGAGTGACTTTCAGCTGTATACCACGTCCGGGCATGATTCCACGGGCCTGGAATCAGCGGAGGTCG
Protein-coding regions in this window:
- the ybaK gene encoding Cys-tRNA(Pro) deacylase → MSKKTPRAATPALKLLEEAGIDHHVSTFEGGRENFGEAAAAALDVAPERIFKTLVIDLSAGKGPKRQLAVCVLPVTHQLSLKKAAAAFGASKATMAAPADASKSSGYIPGGISPLGHKHVLPTVVDETALLFDTIFFSGGKRGLDIEMNPEDLPRVLELSFADVLAD
- a CDS encoding sigma-70 family RNA polymerase sigma factor, with product MATETTSEMLQKQRLFEEQALPLLDQLYGGAMRLTRNPQDAEDLIQETYLKAFSNFDSFKQGTNLKAWLYRIMTNAYINSYRKAKRRPVESSADELSDFQLYTTSGHDSTGLESAEVEALKQMPDSEISEAMNDLPEDYRMVVYYSDVVGLAYKEIAEVMGTPLGTVMSRLHRGRKLLRAALKDVAREKGIGRNHPEMEEK